Within Terriglobales bacterium, the genomic segment CGACCTCTCCAGGTCCACCGACGACTTCGGCCGTGCAACCTTGAAACCCGGATACATCCTGAGCAACATCCGTTCCAGTTGCCGCTCGTACGTCACGCGCTGGCTTCGTTTCGTCGATGGAGTCCGCCGGTCCGGGTCGCGGCAGATCTCCATCAGCGTCGGCTTCGGACGCCCGAGTCGCTGCACCATTAACCGCAACGACTGCGCCTTCATCTCGGCATCTACCACGCGGCGAACGCAGTTCCGCTCGCTCGACCAGAACTGCACCACGCATTTATCGTGCTCGGTCGCGACCGAATACTTCGCCTCCGCCAGATCGAACAGGATTTCGCCTTCTTCGACCACCACACCGCGCGCGGACGCCCCCACGAACTCCTCGATCATCTGCGCCATGGACGTAGCACTCATGCCACGAATGAATCATGCCCGTGCCACCGATTGCACGGATTTCCGTCACATTCGCCGATGTTCAAACCCCGCTACCAGTACCATTTCAGAACAAAAAAAGCCGATCGCCAAAGCGACCGGCTCCACAGAAAAATGTTCTACCACACGCGGCAGGCGTTCTCCCGGACCATCGGTTGTCCTGTCTTGCAGCCAAACGCCGACTGGAACTCTGCCGAGTTCTGCACCACTCCGTTCACGCGGTACTTGCCGGGTGAGTGCGGATCGGTCTTCGCCAGCAGGCGCGATGATTCCGGCGTCACGTTCTGGCACCAGATCTGCGCATAACCAAGGAAGAACCGCTGCTGGGGCGTGAAGCCATCGATCTTGTCCATGGCCTTGCCCTTCAGCGCCTCGTTCAGCGCCATCAGGGAGATCTTCACGCCGCCGTTGTCGGCCGTGTTTTCACCCAACGTCAGCTTGCCGTTCAACGTGACGTCGTCCACAGCCACGAACTGGCCGTACTGGTCAGCCAGGCAGCCGGTCCGCTTGTCGAACTCCGCCCGGTCTTCCTTCGTCCACCACGAGTTGAAGTTACCCTCGGCGTCGAACTGGCTACCCTGGTCATCAAAACCGTGTGTCAGTTCGTGTCCAATCACCGCTCCGATGCCGCCGTAGTTTACGGCGTCGTCAATCGTCGGATCGAAGAACGGCGGCTGCAGAATGCCTGCTGGGAAGTTAATGTCATTCATCGACGGACGGTAGTACGCATTCACCGTCGGCGGCGACATCGACCACTCGTCGCGATCAACCGGTTTCCCGATCTTGTTCAAGTTCCGCTTCACTTCAAATGCCGCCGCTCGGGTCGAGTTCCCAAGCAGGTCGCCCCGCTTGATCTCTACCGTGCTGTAATCGCGCCACTTGTCCGGATACCCAATGTGATTCCGGATCGCATCCAGCTTCACCTGCGCCTGCTTCTTCGTCTGGTCGGACATCCAGTCCAGCGACTTGAAGTCCTGCCCCATCGCGCCTTCCACGTTCTTCACCAGTTCGAGGGTGCGCTTCTTGCTATCGGCGGGGAAATTCTTTTCGACATACGGCTGCCCGAGCAGCTCCGGAAGTTCCGCATCCACCCGGCGCACACACCGCTTCCACCTCGCCGCGTTCTCTTTCTGGCCCGACATGTACTGCCGGTTGAAGGCAAAGTCTTCATCGACGAACGGCTGCGACAGCAGCGGTGCCGCGTCATTCAGTGCCTTCCAACGCAAATACACCTTCCAATCGCCGAGCGGCACCTGCCCGAGCATCCCATCGACTTTTTTGAAGAAGTCGGGGTTCACCGTGTTCAGCGTTTCCACGCTCGGTACAGCGCGCAGCTTGAAGTACTCGGCAAACATGAAGTTCGGAGCCAGCGCGTACAGCTCTTTCGCCGTCATCTTGTGATCGCGGTTCGCCGGATTGCGGCGGGCCGTACGGTCCATCGACGCCCGCGCCAGTTCAGTCTCCATCTCCATGACGATCTTCGCCTGGGCGGCGGCGTCG encodes:
- a CDS encoding M13 family metallopeptidase, with the protein product MAVGIVVVLFAGFMFAQTAGSNTAVRFDVKNMDTTVDPCVDFYRYACGGWMANNPIPGDQSRWGRFNQLAENNLAILHDILEGAAKPDPGRNAIMQKIGDHYASCMDEAAVNKLGISPLKPTFDRIAKIKTHKDLITTVAYLHSNGIPSLFGMFAQPDMHNAQSMIAFVDQGGLTLPDRDYYLKDDAKSKETREKYVAHVQKMMELAGEKPADAAAQAKIVMEMETELARASMDRTARRNPANRDHKMTAKELYALAPNFMFAEYFKLRAVPSVETLNTVNPDFFKKVDGMLGQVPLGDWKVYLRWKALNDAAPLLSQPFVDEDFAFNRQYMSGQKENAARWKRCVRRVDAELPELLGQPYVEKNFPADSKKRTLELVKNVEGAMGQDFKSLDWMSDQTKKQAQVKLDAIRNHIGYPDKWRDYSTVEIKRGDLLGNSTRAAAFEVKRNLNKIGKPVDRDEWSMSPPTVNAYYRPSMNDINFPAGILQPPFFDPTIDDAVNYGGIGAVIGHELTHGFDDQGSQFDAEGNFNSWWTKEDRAEFDKRTGCLADQYGQFVAVDDVTLNGKLTLGENTADNGGVKISLMALNEALKGKAMDKIDGFTPQQRFFLGYAQIWCQNVTPESSRLLAKTDPHSPGKYRVNGVVQNSAEFQSAFGCKTGQPMVRENACRVW